A section of the Mesorhizobium loti genome encodes:
- a CDS encoding C40 family peptidase, which produces MNCPSDHQPFDRIADLTARDARLHAFRSDLADARLKGEVVADRFVAGRPARISASVADIRKAPRADAGINTQALFGDDVLVFEDAEGWAWIQAERDGYVGYVDATMLGGRDHAPTHIVSVPRTFLYPGADLRFPIAGRLSMGSTVTVTGSAETRGTHYAVLPSGEAIIAAHLRPIGEVAADYVAVAEAFLGTPYLWGGASGFGIDCSGLVQLGMRMAGRDVLRDSDMQAASIGEPLDPGPDHAGLRRGDLVFWKGHVAVMTDTETMIHANGHTMLVSREGLKDAIARIGYLYGGPTGFRRP; this is translated from the coding sequence ATGAACTGCCCATCTGACCACCAGCCATTTGACCGGATTGCCGATTTGACCGCCAGGGATGCCCGCCTTCACGCTTTCCGTTCCGACCTTGCCGACGCAAGGCTGAAGGGCGAGGTCGTCGCCGACCGCTTCGTCGCCGGCCGGCCGGCGCGGATTTCGGCATCGGTGGCCGATATCCGCAAGGCGCCCAGGGCGGATGCGGGCATCAACACGCAAGCCCTGTTTGGCGACGATGTGCTGGTTTTCGAGGATGCCGAGGGCTGGGCCTGGATCCAGGCCGAACGCGATGGCTATGTCGGCTATGTCGACGCAACCATGCTGGGCGGACGGGACCACGCGCCCACTCATATCGTTTCGGTGCCCCGCACCTTCCTCTACCCCGGCGCGGATCTGCGCTTTCCGATCGCGGGACGGCTATCAATGGGATCGACGGTGACCGTGACGGGGAGCGCCGAGACGCGCGGCACGCATTATGCCGTCCTGCCCTCTGGCGAGGCGATCATCGCCGCCCATTTGCGGCCCATCGGCGAAGTCGCCGCCGACTATGTCGCGGTGGCCGAGGCCTTTCTTGGGACACCGTATCTTTGGGGTGGCGCGTCCGGCTTCGGCATTGACTGTTCGGGCCTCGTGCAACTGGGGATGCGCATGGCTGGCCGGGACGTGCTGCGCGATTCCGACATGCAGGCGGCAAGCATCGGCGAGCCGCTCGATCCAGGCCCGGACCATGCCGGATTGCGCCGGGGCGACCTCGTTTTCTGGAAAGGTCATGTCGCGGTCATGACCGATACCGAGACCATGATCCATGCCAATGGCCACACCATGCTGGTCTCGCGCGAAGGGCTGAAGGATGCCATCGCCCGCATCGGGTACCTCTATGGCGGCCCGACGGGGTTCCGGCGGCCGTAA
- a CDS encoding type II secretion system F family protein, giving the protein MSEQVIKSLTDPAFLIAVLVAIAVFATVFTLLPALGGNQLKARMKTVALERDELRAKQRARLATEADRRRKGLREQQSIGMRNIVDRLDLRRALADENTLQKLKVAGFRGQNPLTRFLFFRLVLPFVGFALALVYIFVLGGLPDKPLVVRLFVCVLVAYGGFYAPVVYVNNRATKRKQSIQMAWPDALDLMLICVESGMSVEAALRKVADEIGAQSVALAEEFILTNAELSYLQERKQAYENLASRTGLESVKSVSQALVQAERYGTPVAHALRVLAAESRDMRMNAAEKKAAALPPKLTVPMILFFLPVLFAIILGPAGIQVSQRGIFGDHSGAPASTSQ; this is encoded by the coding sequence ATGAGTGAACAAGTCATCAAGTCACTGACGGATCCGGCGTTTCTGATCGCGGTGCTGGTCGCCATCGCCGTGTTCGCGACCGTCTTTACGCTGCTGCCGGCGCTTGGCGGCAACCAGCTCAAGGCGCGCATGAAAACGGTCGCGCTCGAGCGCGATGAGCTTCGCGCCAAGCAGCGCGCGCGGCTTGCCACCGAGGCCGATCGCCGCCGCAAGGGCCTGCGCGAACAACAGTCGATCGGCATGCGCAACATTGTCGACCGGCTAGACCTGCGGCGCGCGCTTGCCGACGAGAACACCTTGCAGAAACTCAAGGTCGCCGGCTTTCGCGGGCAGAACCCGCTGACGCGATTCCTCTTCTTCCGTCTCGTGCTGCCCTTTGTCGGCTTCGCGCTGGCCCTGGTCTACATATTCGTGCTTGGAGGCTTGCCGGACAAACCACTGGTCGTGCGGCTGTTCGTCTGCGTCCTCGTAGCCTATGGCGGCTTCTACGCACCGGTTGTTTATGTCAACAACCGCGCCACCAAGCGCAAGCAGTCGATCCAGATGGCGTGGCCTGATGCGCTCGACCTGATGCTGATCTGCGTGGAGTCGGGCATGTCGGTGGAAGCCGCGCTGCGCAAGGTTGCCGACGAGATCGGCGCCCAGTCGGTGGCTCTGGCGGAAGAATTCATCCTCACCAACGCCGAGCTTTCCTATCTGCAGGAACGCAAGCAGGCCTATGAGAATCTTGCCAGCCGTACCGGCCTGGAATCGGTCAAATCGGTGTCGCAGGCGCTCGTCCAGGCCGAACGCTACGGCACGCCCGTGGCGCACGCGTTGCGCGTGCTTGCCGCCGAAAGCCGCGACATGCGTATGAACGCCGCCGAGAAGAAGGCCGCCGCCTTGCCGCCCAAACTCACCGTGCCGATGATCTTGTTCTTCCTGCCGGTGCTCTTCGCCATCATCCTGGGACCCGCCGGTATCCAGGTCAGCCAGCGCGGCATCTTTGGCGATCATTCCGGGGCGCCGGCGTCGACCAGCCAGTAA
- a CDS encoding CpaF family protein, with product MFGKRGNDDGNRFTPEFRQPAPAPAAPPVAGSTDTAVLGRAAAPPPSATVAPPARRAVEAPPIAPEARRGREKSETYYDTKSQVFSALIDTIDLSQLAKLEPESAREEIRDIVNDIIAIKNFAMSIAEQEELLEDICNDVLGYGPLEPLLARDDIADIMVNGSKNVYIEVNGKVEQTTIRFRDNQQLLNICQRIVSQVGRRVDESSPICDARLPDGSRVNVIAPPLSIDGAALTIRKFKKDKLTLDQLVKFGAISPQGAEVLKIISRVRCNIVISGGTGSGKTTLLNCLTNYIDREERVITCEDSAELQLQQPHVVRLETRPPNLEGEGEVTMRDLVKNCLRMRPERIIVGEVRGPEVFDLLQAMNTGHDGSMGTIHSNSPRECLNRIESMIAMGGYSLPQKTVREIVVGSIDVIIQAARLRDGSRRITHITEVIGMEGDVIITQDIVLYNIKGEDANGKLLGEHVSTGIGRPHFWDRARYYGEEQRLAVALEAMEKRAD from the coding sequence ATGTTCGGTAAAAGAGGCAACGACGACGGCAACCGGTTCACACCGGAATTCCGCCAACCAGCACCGGCGCCGGCCGCGCCGCCGGTCGCGGGTTCGACGGATACGGCGGTTCTTGGCCGGGCCGCGGCACCGCCGCCAAGCGCAACGGTCGCTCCACCAGCCCGGCGTGCGGTAGAGGCGCCACCCATCGCGCCGGAGGCGAGGCGGGGCCGCGAAAAGAGCGAGACCTACTACGACACCAAGAGCCAGGTTTTCTCGGCGCTCATCGACACGATCGACCTGTCGCAACTTGCCAAGCTCGAACCCGAAAGCGCGCGCGAGGAAATCCGCGACATCGTCAACGACATCATCGCGATCAAGAACTTCGCGATGTCGATCGCCGAGCAGGAAGAATTGCTCGAAGACATCTGCAACGATGTGCTTGGCTATGGGCCGCTTGAGCCATTGCTCGCCCGCGACGACATCGCCGATATCATGGTCAACGGGTCCAAGAACGTCTACATCGAAGTCAATGGCAAGGTCGAGCAGACCACCATCCGCTTTCGTGACAATCAGCAGCTTCTCAACATCTGCCAGCGCATCGTCAGCCAGGTCGGCCGCCGCGTTGATGAATCCAGCCCGATCTGCGACGCACGCCTTCCCGACGGCTCCCGCGTCAACGTCATCGCGCCTCCGCTCTCCATCGATGGAGCCGCACTTACCATCCGAAAGTTCAAGAAGGACAAGCTGACGCTCGATCAGCTGGTCAAGTTTGGCGCCATTTCTCCGCAGGGAGCCGAGGTTCTCAAGATCATCAGCCGCGTTCGCTGCAACATCGTCATCTCCGGCGGCACCGGCTCGGGCAAGACGACACTGCTCAACTGCCTGACCAACTATATCGACCGCGAGGAGCGCGTCATCACCTGCGAGGATTCGGCCGAACTGCAGCTGCAGCAGCCGCATGTCGTTCGCCTGGAGACCCGACCGCCCAACCTCGAAGGCGAAGGCGAAGTGACGATGCGCGACCTGGTCAAGAACTGCCTGCGCATGCGGCCCGAACGCATCATCGTCGGCGAGGTGCGCGGACCCGAAGTGTTCGATCTTCTACAGGCGATGAACACCGGCCATGACGGCTCGATGGGAACGATCCACTCGAACAGTCCGCGCGAATGCCTTAACCGTATCGAATCCATGATCGCCATGGGCGGTTACTCGCTGCCGCAGAAAACCGTGCGCGAAATCGTCGTCGGCTCCATCGATGTGATCATCCAGGCGGCGCGTCTGCGCGATGGATCGCGTCGCATCACCCACATCACCGAGGTCATCGGGATGGAGGGCGACGTCATCATCACGCAGGATATCGTCCTCTACAACATCAAGGGCGAGGACGCCAACGGCAAGCTTCTGGGCGAGCACGTCTCGACCGGCATCGGCCGCCCGCATTTCTGGGACCGTGCCCGTTACTACGGCGAGGAGCAGCGCCTCGCCGTTGCGCTCGAGGCCATGGAGAAACGCGCTGACTGA
- a CDS encoding leucyl aminopeptidase family protein — translation MPVELVEKKLDGALPVHLVARDGLETAGLAPSTVAWARANGFFGEAGRTLAVPGQNGALAGALFGIGDGEGALALGVLSRNLPEGDWHFAATPAEPELAAIALALGGYVFTRYGKKSGKALRFDLPAGVDAGRVRRIADGVFLARDLVNTPTSDMGPDDLEMAVRTLAGVHEAEVSVIKGDDLLAQNFPMIHAVGRASTSAPRLIDMTWGSKAAPKVTLVGKGVCFDTGGLDIKPSSGMLLMKKDMGGAANVLGLASMIMAAGLNVRLRVLIPAVENSISGNAFRPGDVLASRKGITVEIGNTDAEGRLVLGDALALADDEEPQLLVDMATLTGAARVALGPDLPPFYTGDEALASDLAAASAAVEDPLWRMPLWRPYDAKLSSKIADINNVTTDGFAGSITAALFLKRFVEKTASWAHFDIFAWNPVDRPHGPAGGEAQGIRALEQVISRRFG, via the coding sequence ATGCCTGTCGAACTCGTCGAGAAGAAATTGGACGGCGCGTTGCCGGTGCACCTGGTGGCCAGGGACGGTCTGGAGACCGCGGGCCTTGCGCCGTCCACGGTCGCCTGGGCCAGGGCCAACGGCTTTTTCGGCGAGGCAGGCAGGACGCTGGCCGTGCCCGGCCAAAACGGCGCGCTTGCCGGGGCCTTGTTCGGCATTGGAGACGGTGAGGGGGCGCTGGCACTGGGTGTATTGTCCAGAAACCTGCCGGAAGGCGACTGGCATTTCGCCGCGACGCCGGCCGAGCCGGAACTCGCGGCAATCGCGCTGGCGCTCGGCGGCTATGTCTTTACCCGCTACGGCAAGAAGTCAGGCAAGGCGCTGCGCTTCGATCTGCCGGCCGGCGTCGATGCAGGGCGTGTTCGCCGCATCGCCGATGGCGTGTTCCTGGCACGCGACCTGGTCAACACGCCGACCAGCGACATGGGACCGGACGATCTGGAGATGGCGGTGCGGACCTTGGCCGGGGTTCATGAAGCCGAAGTCTCCGTCATCAAGGGTGACGACCTGCTCGCCCAGAATTTCCCGATGATCCATGCCGTCGGCCGTGCCTCGACCAGCGCGCCGCGCCTGATCGACATGACATGGGGGTCGAAGGCCGCGCCGAAGGTGACGCTGGTCGGCAAGGGCGTCTGCTTCGACACTGGCGGCCTCGACATCAAGCCGTCATCGGGCATGCTGCTGATGAAGAAGGATATGGGCGGCGCTGCCAACGTGCTTGGCCTGGCGTCCATGATCATGGCCGCGGGATTGAACGTGCGGTTGCGGGTGCTGATCCCCGCGGTCGAGAATTCGATCTCAGGCAATGCTTTCCGACCGGGCGACGTGCTGGCGAGCCGCAAGGGCATCACTGTCGAGATCGGCAACACGGACGCCGAAGGGAGGCTCGTGCTGGGCGACGCGCTGGCGCTAGCCGACGACGAGGAACCGCAGCTCCTGGTCGACATGGCGACGCTGACGGGAGCCGCCCGTGTCGCGCTTGGCCCCGATCTGCCGCCCTTCTACACCGGTGACGAGGCACTGGCCTCGGATTTGGCGGCGGCTTCCGCCGCGGTCGAGGATCCGCTGTGGCGCATGCCGCTGTGGCGGCCTTACGATGCGAAACTGTCATCGAAGATCGCCGACATCAACAATGTCACCACGGACGGGTTCGCCGGCTCGATCACCGCTGCCCTGTTCCTCAAGCGCTTTGTCGAGAAGACCGCGAGCTGGGCGCATTTCGACATCTTCGCCTGGAACCCCGTCGACCGCCCGCACGGTCCTGCCGGCGGCGAAGCCCAGGGTATCAGGGCTTTGGAGCAGGTCATTTCGAGACGGTTTGGATAG
- a CDS encoding type II secretion system F family protein produces the protein MFGIDGTVLAFVVLAGFSAGAVAYAFLFNQISNEKQAGKRLETIKAAETDRSIVKATRDRAADAAKRRKSVQDSLKELDEKQKAKDTAVKKPPLKAQIRQAGMKVSIERFYIYSAICGLALTMVAFMAGAPTLVLPGVLLAGALGLPRWFVSFRRARRVKAFLNEFPNALDIIVRAVKSGLPLNDAVRLIANESPEPVKTEFRRIVDSQQMGLSIPDATLRMPETMPCTEASFFGIVIQIQSQAGGNLSEALGNLSRVLRDRKKMKAKVQALSMEAKASAAIIGALPFIVAFLVYLSSPLYLMPLFNTSVGNLILGVSAVWMSIGIFVMRKMMNFDV, from the coding sequence ATGTTTGGAATTGACGGCACCGTATTGGCGTTTGTCGTGCTCGCCGGCTTCAGCGCCGGCGCGGTCGCCTATGCATTCCTGTTCAACCAGATCAGCAATGAGAAACAGGCCGGCAAGCGGCTTGAAACGATCAAGGCGGCGGAAACGGACCGCTCCATCGTCAAGGCCACCCGCGACCGCGCCGCGGACGCGGCCAAGCGCCGTAAATCTGTGCAGGATTCGCTGAAGGAGCTCGACGAGAAGCAGAAAGCCAAGGACACCGCCGTCAAGAAGCCGCCGCTGAAGGCGCAAATCCGGCAGGCCGGGATGAAGGTTTCGATCGAGCGCTTTTACATCTATTCCGCCATATGCGGCCTCGCGCTGACCATGGTCGCATTCATGGCCGGGGCGCCGACGCTCGTCCTGCCGGGCGTGCTGCTGGCAGGCGCGCTTGGCCTGCCGCGCTGGTTCGTTTCGTTTCGCCGCGCCCGGCGCGTCAAGGCATTCCTCAACGAATTTCCAAACGCCCTCGACATCATCGTGCGCGCGGTCAAGTCCGGCCTGCCGCTGAACGATGCCGTGCGCCTGATCGCCAACGAATCCCCCGAGCCGGTGAAGACCGAGTTTCGCCGCATCGTCGATTCGCAGCAGATGGGCCTGTCGATCCCCGACGCGACCTTGAGGATGCCCGAAACCATGCCATGCACCGAGGCGAGTTTCTTCGGCATCGTCATCCAGATCCAGTCGCAGGCCGGCGGCAACCTGTCCGAGGCGCTGGGCAACCTCTCTCGCGTCCTTCGTGACCGCAAGAAGATGAAGGCCAAGGTCCAGGCGCTGTCCATGGAGGCGAAGGCGTCGGCCGCCATCATCGGCGCGCTGCCTTTCATCGTCGCCTTCCTGGTCTACCTTTCGAGCCCGCTCTACCTGATGCCGCTCTTCAACACCAGTGTTGGCAATCTGATCCTCGGCGTTTCCGCCGTCTGGATGTCGATTGGCATCTTCGTGATGCGCAAGATGATGAACTTTGATGTCTAG
- a CDS encoding MarR family winged helix-turn-helix transcriptional regulator: MSIAMRPSQALRLWQQVMLSQVRDDAPDLTMRQTAILFTIYLDPPPHTVRGLAARLNVTKPVITRALDTMGALKLVSRHRDELDKRNVLIKRTVEGALFVERFGDGIIARAHELPI; this comes from the coding sequence ATGTCGATTGCGATGCGCCCGAGCCAGGCCTTGCGACTGTGGCAGCAAGTGATGCTGTCGCAGGTGCGTGACGACGCACCCGACCTGACCATGCGCCAGACGGCGATCCTGTTCACCATCTATCTCGATCCGCCGCCACACACGGTGCGCGGACTGGCTGCTCGCCTCAACGTCACCAAGCCCGTCATCACGCGCGCGCTCGACACGATGGGCGCGCTGAAGCTGGTCTCGCGCCATCGCGACGAACTCGACAAGCGCAATGTCCTGATCAAGCGAACGGTCGAGGGCGCGCTCTTTGTCGAGCGCTTCGGCGATGGTATCATTGCCAGGGCGCATGAACTGCCCATCTGA
- a CDS encoding tetratricopeptide repeat protein, whose protein sequence is MPTDRTVNARGKRLVTTALMLALAAGVAGCGTDKLTTGSIGRTGGKPLETMSAGELHNATAALGQSYARNPNDKRIATNFAAALQMDGDADQSLAVMRKLAIAYPKDRDVLAAYGKALAANGQFEAALDAVRRAQTPEYPDWKLVSAEAAILDQLGQKDDARQLYRKALELKPNEPSVLSNLGMSYVLGGDLRTAETYMRSAAQQPGADSRVRQNLALVVGLQGRFDEAEKIASQELSPEQAQANVAYLRQMLAQQNAWTQLKDQDKAKPATN, encoded by the coding sequence ATGCCGACCGACCGCACAGTGAATGCCAGGGGAAAACGGCTCGTCACCACGGCCCTCATGCTGGCGCTCGCGGCGGGCGTCGCCGGCTGCGGAACCGACAAGCTCACCACCGGCTCGATCGGCCGCACCGGCGGCAAACCGCTGGAGACCATGTCGGCCGGAGAACTGCACAATGCCACGGCCGCCCTTGGCCAGTCCTACGCCAGGAACCCCAACGACAAGCGAATCGCGACCAATTTCGCGGCCGCGTTGCAGATGGATGGCGATGCCGACCAGTCGCTCGCCGTGATGCGCAAGCTGGCGATCGCTTACCCCAAGGACCGCGACGTGCTCGCCGCCTATGGCAAGGCGCTGGCCGCCAACGGCCAGTTCGAGGCAGCGCTCGACGCCGTGCGTCGCGCGCAGACGCCGGAATACCCTGACTGGAAGCTGGTCTCGGCGGAGGCAGCCATCCTTGACCAGCTCGGCCAGAAGGACGACGCGCGCCAGCTTTACCGCAAGGCCCTCGAACTCAAGCCGAACGAGCCCTCGGTTCTCTCCAATCTCGGCATGTCCTATGTGCTGGGAGGGGATCTGCGCACCGCCGAGACCTATATGCGCTCGGCCGCCCAGCAGCCCGGGGCCGACAGCCGTGTGCGCCAGAACCTGGCGTTGGTCGTCGGTCTGCAGGGCCGTTTCGACGAAGCCGAGAAAATCGCCTCGCAGGAGCTATCGCCCGAACAGGCACAGGCCAATGTCGCCTATCTCAGGCAGATGCTGGCCCAGCAGAATGCCTGGACCCAGCTCAAGGACCAGGACAAGGCGAAACCGGCAACCAACTGA